The nucleotide window AACGTCTGGTAATGATGGCGATGAAACTGTAGATAACATCCGTGAAGATTTGGAAGATGAAACCGATAAAGAGGTATACGTCTCAGACGATGAGGATATTTATGACGATATCCGCGGAGTCGAAAATGACTTGGCTGAAGGTACCGGCGAAGCTTTGGATGAGACTGGCGCAACCATTGAAGGGATTATTGAAGACTTGAGCGATGCCGCACAACGTCCGTTTGAGCAGAGCCGATAACGAACAAAAAAGAGGCCGAAAGGGCCTCTTTTTTGGCAGATAAGAAAGTGCAACGAAGGCTTCCACCATGAAGGCTTGGCGAAAGTCCAGCCATGTCAACGGGGGAAATCAATCGATGCCCCTGGAGTATAACCTCCGTACATGATATATTGAAGAACGGAGGAGGTTTTGATCAAATGGCAGGCCATTCCAAATGGAATAATATAAAACGAAGGAAAGAAGCACAGGATACAAAACGTGCGAAAATCTTCACAAAAATGTCCAAAGAAATTTTTGCGGCTGTTCGGGCGCAAGGGGATGATCCCGCGACTAATCTTCGATTGCGGACTGCGGTACAAAAAGCAAAAAACGCCAACGTTCCTATAAACAATATTGACCGAACGATCAAAAGAGCAAGCGGTGACAGCGGAAATGTACAATATGAACAAATCAGTTATGAAGGGTATGGACCTGGAGGTGTCGCGGTTTTTGTGAAAACCTTAACGGATAATCGCAATCGCACAGTCGCGGATATCCGTCATGCTTTTTCCAGAAACGGCGGCAATCTCGGGGAAGATGGTTGTGTTTCTTTTTTATTTGCCGAAAAGGGACTGATTTTGCTTAAAAGCGAAGAATTTGATGAAGACACAGTCATGCTTGAAGCGATTGAAGCAGGCGCTGAGGATATGGAAACGGAAGATGGGCATTATTTGATCTGGACAGATGACAAGGAGCTGGAACAAGTCAGGGAAGCACTTGCGAATAACGGCTACCCAATCGATACCGCCGAGCAAACCATGATCCCGAACACCACTTCAGCGCTTGAAGGAGAAGACGCAAAAAAAATGGAAGCTTTGATCGATATGCTTGAAGACAATGATGATGTACAAGATGTCTATCACAATGGGGAGTTCCGGGAAGGGTAAGTTACGTAAGCATGGTGCCTGATGAACCAATCGAAACGGTCGCCATGAGGTGCCACGGTGCCCGAACCGATCCCGCCGCTTGAGCCGTATATGTTAAAATGGGAGTAAGTTTTCACTGGAAATGAGGGGACATCTTTGATTGAACGGTTAAGGGGACAAGTCGTCTTTCGCGATCATGAATCGATCACGCTTGATGTTAACGGGGTTGGGTATTTAATTTATTGTGCAAATCCATTTGCATATGACATAAACGATGAAAAAGAAAGGCACATTTATACGTATCAGCACGTACGCGAGGATGCCATCCGTTTATACGGTTTTTCCACCCGGGAAGAGCGGGTGCTTTTTAGCAAACTTTTGCAAGTGTCGGGCATCGGCCCCAAAGGCGGGCTCGCCATATTGGCTGAAGGGAATGCAGCGCTTGTCGTGCAGGCGATTGAAGAAGAGAATGAAGCAATGCTCGTCAAATTCCCGGGCATAGGAAAAAAAACGGCGCGGCAAATGATTCTGGACCTTAAAGGAACGCTTGATGTTACGGTGTCGAATGAATCAGAAGCTGTTCACGCGCAAACGGTGATGCCGATGCAATCCGGAGCATTGCAGGAAGCGATGGAAGCGCTTCGTGCCCTCGGGTACGGGGAAAAAGAAATCAAAAAATGCGAGAAAGCTTTGCAGCATGAAGAACTTGAAGCAGATGAATATGTCAGACGTTCGCTCCGCCTCATGGTTGAGCGTTAAAGGAGGGATCGCATGGATGAGCGGTTAATCTCCCAAGAGCGTTTGGGGGATGAGGAAGAAGGACGGGAAGAAAGTATACGCCCTCTGTCGCTGGATCGTTATATTGGCCAGGAACAGGTGAAGCGTAATTTGCAAGTTTTTATCGAAGCCGCCAAAATGAGAGAAGAAAGCCTTGACCATGTGTTATTATACGGTCCCCCCGGCTTAGGGAAGACGACACTCGCAATGATTATCGCCCATGAAATGAATGTCCATTTGCGAACAACTTCCGGTCCGGCGATTGAACGTCCCGGCGACCTGGCCACCATTTTGACGACATTGGAGCCGGGGGATGTTTTATTCATCGATGAGGTTCACCGCTTGCAACGTCCGGTCGAGGAAGTGCTGTATCCCGCCATGGAAGATTTTTCCATCGACATTGTTATCGGGCAAGGATCCGGGGCAAAATCTGTTCGTCTGGACTTGCCGCCGTTTACACTTGTCGGTGCGACGACGCGTGCAGGGCTTTTGAGCGCACCGTTACGGGATCGGTTTGGCGTCATGAGCCGCTTGGAATTTTACAAGCTTGAAGAGTTGGCGAGTATTATCCTACGCACGAGTGAACTGCTAGGGATCGGTTTGGAGCAAGATGCCGCTGATGAAATTGCAAGGCGGGCACGGGGGACCCCGCGTATCGCCAATCGGCTTTTGCGTCGTGTACGGGATTTTGCGCAAGTCAATCGGGCGGAAACGATCACTGTGCAAGAAGCGGAATCGGCTTTGGGCCACCTTGAAGTGGATCGTCTCGGGCTTGACCAAATCGACCACCGGCTTTTGAAAATGCTCGTGGATAAGTTCGCGGGCGGTCCGGTCGGCATTGATACGATGGCGGCGGTCGTTGGGGAAGAAGCAGAGACAATTGAAGATGTATATGAGCCTTATCTTTTGCAGATCGGTTTTTTGCAAAGAACCCCGCGCGGGCGGGTTGTCGCCCCGTCAGCGTATGAGCATTTCGGCTGGGCGGAGAAGGGCAAGTCCAATGGCTGACATACCACGATGGCTCATTATTATCGGCATTGTGCTAATCGCGGTCGGTTTGCTCTGGCAAGTGGGCGGTCGGTTTTTGCCGATCGGTCGTTTGCCGGGCGACTTTTTGTTCAAAGGTGAAAATACGACCGTGTACATTCCGATCATGACGAGCATTATAATAAGCGTTGTGCTTTCCCTTATTTTTCTTATCATTGGAAGGTTTAGATAAAAGATGGATATAGATACATTTGATTTTGAGTTGCCAGCGTCTTTGATCGCGCAACGGCCGCTTCCGGATCGGGACGCTTCCCGTATGCTCGTCTTGGACCGGGTGACCGGAGACATTGCCCATCGGCATTTTTCGGATATCGGCGCTTTTTTACAAGCAGGCGATTGCTTGGTGCTTAATGATACACGCGTGCTCCCGGCAAGGCTTTTTGGCAAAAAAAAAGAGACGGGTGCTAATATCGAAGTATTACTTCTGAACGAAGAAGATGCAGATGAATGGGAAACACTCGTAAAACCGGCGAAACGAGTGAAAGTGGGTACCGAAATCGTTTTTGGCGATGGCCGGTTAACAGCGATTTGCATTGGCCTTCATGATCACGGGGCTCGCGTGCTCCGTTTTCATTATAACGGTATTTTTATGGAGGTCCTCGATGCGCTTGGCACGATGCCGCTCCCCCCGTATATAACCGAGCAACTGGATGAACCGGAACGTTACCAGACGGTGTATGCAAAAAAACAGGGATCGGCAGCGGCACCGACCGCCGGCCTTCATTTTACGGAAGAACGCCTGGACGAATTGCGTGCAATCGGCGTGAAAATTTGCTATATTACTTTACATGTGGGCTTAGGCACATTCCGGCCGGTATCCGTCGAACGCGTGGAGGACCATGAGATGCATGCGGAATATTATGAGATAAGTGCAGGGACGGCAGCAACGTTAAATGAGGCAAAAAAAAGCGGGAAAGGGATTGTTGCCTGCGGAACGACTTCCGCCCGCACGTTGGAAACGATCATGCATACATACGGGGAATTTAAACAAACCGCAGGTTGGACAGATATTTTTATCTACCCGGGTTTTGATTTCCGAGGTGTGGATGGTTTGATTACGAATTTCCACTTGCCAAAATCAACGCTCATCATGCTTGTAAGCGCGTTTGCGGGCAAGGAAGCGGTCATGCGCGCCTATCGGGCAGCGATTGACGAGCAGTATCGTTTTTTTAGTTTTGGCGATGCGATGTACATTGGGAAAGGGGCCACTTCAGTTTGACAGCAGCCATTCGTTACGAACATTTAAAAACATGTCGCCAGTCGGGGGCGAGGCTCGGCCGCATTCATACGCCGCACGGAGTGATCGACACGCCGGTCTTTATGCCTGTCGGCACACTGGCCACCGTTAAAATGATGAGCCCCGAGGAATTGGAAGAAATGGGCGCGCAAATTATTCTCTCCAACACCTATCACTTATGGTTGCGTCCCGGAGAAGACTTGGTCAAAGAAGCAGGAGGACTGCACAAGTTCATGAATTGGGACCGCCCCATGCTAACGGATTCCGGTGGCTTTCAAGTCTTTAGCTTGAGTGATTTGCGTGACATTGATGAGGAAGGGGTACGGTTTCGGAATCACATCAGCGGCGAGCGGCTTTTTTTAACGCCGGAGAAAGCCGTGCACATTCAGCAAAGCCTCGGTGCGGATATTATCATGTCTTTTGATGAATGCCCGCCTTATCCCGCTTCCTATGCTTATATGCGTGATTCTGTCGCACGAACGAGCCGCTGGGCGGAACGATGCTTGAAAGCCCAAGAGGAAAATAATGAGCGGCAAGCGTTGTTTGGCATTGTTCAAGGCGGGGAGTATGAAGATTTGCGCCGTGAAAGTGTGGAGGATTTAGTCTCTCTGGATTTTCCGGGCTATGCGATCGGCGGGCTTTCGGTAGGAGAGCCAAAATCCGTAATGAACGAAGTGCTGGAACAGACGACCCGGTATTTGCCAAGAGACAAACCGCGGTATTTGATGGGGGTCGGTTCTGCAGATGCATTGATTGACGGGGCGATCCGCGGGGTTGATATGTTTGATTGTGTGTTGCCGACCAGGATCGGACGTAACGGGACATGCATGACTTCCGAAGGGCGAAAAGTCATTCGAAACGCGGCATTCGCACGTGATTTCCGCCCTATCGATGAAACATGTGGTTGCTATACCTGCCGCAATTATACGCGGGCGTACATCCGCCATCTTATCAAAAGCAAAGAAACGTTCGGGTTTAGGCTTACCTCTTATCATAATCTTTATTTCCTGATAGAATTAATGCGGAAGGTTCGCCAAGCGATAAAAGAAGACCGTCTTCTGGATTTCCGCGCTTCTTTTTTCGAGCAATATGGATTTAACCGCCCGGATGCAAAGAACTTTTAGGGCTGTTACTGCTTCTTTTGGCAAGCATGCTTCATTTTTGTACAGGTTGAAGCTTCATGAAAGAAAATGAGAAGGGAGTGTATCCAACATGGAAGCGATTATTATGTTAGTATTGATGTTTGCGATTGTTTATTTCCTACTTATTCGCCCGCAGCAAAAGCGGCAAAAGCAGATTCGGGAAATGCATTCAAACTTGCAAAAAGGTGATGATGTGATCACGATCGGTGGGTTGCACGGCAAGATTGACGCAATTGACGAAGACAAACTCGTTTTGCTCGTGGATGAAAACCGCAAACTTACGTATGACCGTTCAGCGGTAAGGGAAGTTGTCAACCAGAATTAGCATGATTTTAAAAAGAACAAAGACCGGATGCAGGGCAAGAAATGCCTTTTGCTCCGGCCTTTTTTGTTTGGCAGGTAAGAAAGTATAAATCAACTTTATTACCTGCATAAGTTGGGCGAAGGCTTTTCGCCATAAAAGCTTGGCGAAAAGCCCAGTTTTCTAAGATGAAGGAATTGGTTCTTTTCACCGACTTCTGACCTAGCTGAGGACAGCATCTTTTTTATCGCACAGAACCGAAAAGCGAGACAGCGACCATTCCTCCGAATGAAGCACTAAAAATAGCGGCGAGAAAAACGATGATCTGATTTAGGCTTAGGTGAATGCCGTATCCCAGGTATTGCATGAAAGCAGCAACACATGCAAATAATAGACCCGCACTTAGCCCGACTAGCCAGCCCTTCGATCGAGATTGTAACCCTGCTATGAACCCGCCAATTAATGTGACTACAATTGTAATTCCGATCGTTATTCCTATCATCGACTGTTCCATCACTGAACCGAAACGTAATAGCGTGGCGATGATTAATCCGGCAAATAGCACGAGCGAAAGCATGGTAATGAACGAAGTGCCGAGCGCCCGCAGAAAACGTGTTTGCATAGGAAGCCCCCCTTATTTCACGTATTGCTATAGCTTATGATTGAAACAAGCATATAGAAGAGGGAAATGGAATTGTTTTGACAGAGGTTAGTTCGGACACATGTTACATTTTGGAGGGTACGGTCTACATGAGTGTTTCATGGCGCCCGAACGCAAGCCTGAACCGAGATTTCGGTCTTCATGGACGCTGTGTTATGTAGCGCCCGGATCTGAGCCATTTCTCCACTCACGAGCCTCATAAGCGGTTCATAATCCCTGAACGCACACCTTTCCTTTCAACCACTCACGGCACCTTTATGCTCACCGAGCGTGTTGGTCAGGTCAGTCATCGTAAAAAACATGGAGCATGCACTTTTTCTCATTGGGCATCCTAGGAAGAATGATTGAGGTGAAGTGAGTGACAGAGTTATTTGGACTGGCCTGGCGGACGCTGTTTTTCTATTTTTTTCTTTTGGCTGCTCTTCGTGTGATGGGGAAACGTGAAGTTGGAGAGCTCACGATCCTTGATTTTATTGTTTCGATTATGATCGCTGAATTTGCAGCGATGGCTGTCCAGGAGCAATCGCTGATCCAAGGTATGGTGCCGATTCTAATCTTGGCATGTATCCAGATCGGCCTCGCGTACGTATCGCTGAAAAGCAATCGTCTTCGCGATGTGTTAGACGGTGAGCCGACAATGATCATTCAAAATGGAAAAATCGATGAGGAAGCGATGCGCACCCAGCGATATAACTTTGACGATTTATTACAGCATTTGCGCACGCAAGGCATCAGTAATTTTACCGACGTTGAATATGCTGTCTTGGAGCCGTCCGGGGATCTATCGGTGATAAAAAAAGAGCGTGGAGACGATCCCAATGACATTGTTTATCCTCTACCAATGATCATTGATGGCGATATACAACATGATCACTTGCAACAAATCGGTTTGGATGCGGGAAAGCTAATGGACAAACTGCAAGCGCGCGGGTATACCAATGTGAAAAGTATCGCCTTGTGCGTCTCAAAGAAAAACGGCGCCCTCATTGTCGATGAAAAGGATGAACGGTAATCTTTGTAAAAAACTAACGAAAGAAAGATTGAAGGATTGGGATTCGGCTGATATTCTTAATAGGGAGGAGACGGAATAACATTAATCCAATCATGTAAAAGACGACTGTAATCGTTAGGCTGATAATGGTTCCGACGAGCATGTCATCGGATGAAATAAATGTGCGGAATGAGTGAACGGCCACCCCCGCGGTCAATATTGTGACAAGCAGTGTGCCGGTCCAGTC belongs to Salicibibacter cibi and includes:
- a CDS encoding TIGR04086 family membrane protein, translating into MQTRFLRALGTSFITMLSLVLFAGLIIATLLRFGSVMEQSMIGITIGITIVVTLIGGFIAGLQSRSKGWLVGLSAGLLFACVAAFMQYLGYGIHLSLNQIIVFLAAIFSASFGGMVAVSLFGSVR
- the yajC gene encoding preprotein translocase subunit YajC; amino-acid sequence: MEAIIMLVLMFAIVYFLLIRPQQKRQKQIREMHSNLQKGDDVITIGGLHGKIDAIDEDKLVLLVDENRKLTYDRSAVREVVNQN
- a CDS encoding YebC/PmpR family DNA-binding transcriptional regulator, which codes for MAGHSKWNNIKRRKEAQDTKRAKIFTKMSKEIFAAVRAQGDDPATNLRLRTAVQKAKNANVPINNIDRTIKRASGDSGNVQYEQISYEGYGPGGVAVFVKTLTDNRNRTVADIRHAFSRNGGNLGEDGCVSFLFAEKGLILLKSEEFDEDTVMLEAIEAGAEDMETEDGHYLIWTDDKELEQVREALANNGYPIDTAEQTMIPNTTSALEGEDAKKMEALIDMLEDNDDVQDVYHNGEFREG
- a CDS encoding DUF421 domain-containing protein translates to MTELFGLAWRTLFFYFFLLAALRVMGKREVGELTILDFIVSIMIAEFAAMAVQEQSLIQGMVPILILACIQIGLAYVSLKSNRLRDVLDGEPTMIIQNGKIDEEAMRTQRYNFDDLLQHLRTQGISNFTDVEYAVLEPSGDLSVIKKERGDDPNDIVYPLPMIIDGDIQHDHLQQIGLDAGKLMDKLQARGYTNVKSIALCVSKKNGALIVDEKDER
- a CDS encoding DUF2905 domain-containing protein, translating into MADIPRWLIIIGIVLIAVGLLWQVGGRFLPIGRLPGDFLFKGENTTVYIPIMTSIIISVVLSLIFLIIGRFR
- the ruvB gene encoding Holliday junction branch migration DNA helicase RuvB produces the protein MDERLISQERLGDEEEGREESIRPLSLDRYIGQEQVKRNLQVFIEAAKMREESLDHVLLYGPPGLGKTTLAMIIAHEMNVHLRTTSGPAIERPGDLATILTTLEPGDVLFIDEVHRLQRPVEEVLYPAMEDFSIDIVIGQGSGAKSVRLDLPPFTLVGATTRAGLLSAPLRDRFGVMSRLEFYKLEELASIILRTSELLGIGLEQDAADEIARRARGTPRIANRLLRRVRDFAQVNRAETITVQEAESALGHLEVDRLGLDQIDHRLLKMLVDKFAGGPVGIDTMAAVVGEEAETIEDVYEPYLLQIGFLQRTPRGRVVAPSAYEHFGWAEKGKSNG
- the ruvA gene encoding Holliday junction branch migration protein RuvA; this translates as MIERLRGQVVFRDHESITLDVNGVGYLIYCANPFAYDINDEKERHIYTYQHVREDAIRLYGFSTREERVLFSKLLQVSGIGPKGGLAILAEGNAALVVQAIEEENEAMLVKFPGIGKKTARQMILDLKGTLDVTVSNESEAVHAQTVMPMQSGALQEAMEALRALGYGEKEIKKCEKALQHEELEADEYVRRSLRLMVER
- the tgt gene encoding tRNA guanosine(34) transglycosylase Tgt; translation: MTAAIRYEHLKTCRQSGARLGRIHTPHGVIDTPVFMPVGTLATVKMMSPEELEEMGAQIILSNTYHLWLRPGEDLVKEAGGLHKFMNWDRPMLTDSGGFQVFSLSDLRDIDEEGVRFRNHISGERLFLTPEKAVHIQQSLGADIIMSFDECPPYPASYAYMRDSVARTSRWAERCLKAQEENNERQALFGIVQGGEYEDLRRESVEDLVSLDFPGYAIGGLSVGEPKSVMNEVLEQTTRYLPRDKPRYLMGVGSADALIDGAIRGVDMFDCVLPTRIGRNGTCMTSEGRKVIRNAAFARDFRPIDETCGCYTCRNYTRAYIRHLIKSKETFGFRLTSYHNLYFLIELMRKVRQAIKEDRLLDFRASFFEQYGFNRPDAKNF
- the queA gene encoding tRNA preQ1(34) S-adenosylmethionine ribosyltransferase-isomerase QueA encodes the protein MDIDTFDFELPASLIAQRPLPDRDASRMLVLDRVTGDIAHRHFSDIGAFLQAGDCLVLNDTRVLPARLFGKKKETGANIEVLLLNEEDADEWETLVKPAKRVKVGTEIVFGDGRLTAICIGLHDHGARVLRFHYNGIFMEVLDALGTMPLPPYITEQLDEPERYQTVYAKKQGSAAAPTAGLHFTEERLDELRAIGVKICYITLHVGLGTFRPVSVERVEDHEMHAEYYEISAGTAATLNEAKKSGKGIVACGTTSARTLETIMHTYGEFKQTAGWTDIFIYPGFDFRGVDGLITNFHLPKSTLIMLVSAFAGKEAVMRAYRAAIDEQYRFFSFGDAMYIGKGATSV